Below is a genomic region from Ciona intestinalis chromosome 14, KH, whole genome shotgun sequence.
GCAAATTACTTCTAGTtgatgtttttctttaaagaAATTTTGAAAGTATGTGGTACTGCAGGAAGTTTGTGATGGGAAGTTATTGTAGTGTTTCCTTGTGTTTGTTGTGACCATAACAGTTATTCAAATACTCTAACCAGGCACCAGTACTGTATATGGTAGAAGAGTTATTGAACGACAGATTAATCAGAGTTAAATAAAGGAAAGTAACTGTATCACATTCCATCTTTTAGTTAAAATGTTCCAGacttaaatcattttaaaatttaatcaggttttgcatttttttgtaaagtatttAGTTTTAGGCCTGACTTACTGAATAGCTTTTAGGTTATGCGGAATTGACTTTATCacaaaagttaataaattGCAATCTAGGTTATATAATTGAAATGTgattttacttgtttaaatatatttactagGTCAAACATAAAGTTCcatgattattattattttaatatatatcatttatGTAAAGGTTTCCTATTCATATAATAAAGGCAAACTATAAAACGGATGGAAGGTGTACATTTGGCATTGGTTTTTTGGTATTTGTCCATGTATGtccctttttattttaacagcttCCTTTCTCAGCCCAATGGTGCTGTATTAAATCTATTACCTTGTTTTGTGTCTCCTTAGTTATCTGCTTAGTAAAATGTAATTGAGATTTAAGACATAAATTTGAACTAGGTTAGAAACATCACAGGGAGATGTGAATTCCTCACTCCTATTATAATTAGGGCATCTGTTCCTCGGCGCTGTTTAATCCAGATTTTATTCCATTGGTGAAAGCAATTGGCGCCGTGACGCAGCGGGTGTTTGACGTAGAATAGGAAAAATGGGCAGATGGCCCAGATATAATTCAAAGGGCTCTCGCGCCTGTACTAGCCGATACAGTCTTATTCTGCGTGTTATTCTTAACCAAAGCTGCTTTTCCGGCCATTTACTTACACAGAGACCGCATTCCAATTTGCAACGCGGAAATCACGCCGCCGATCTTAAATGCCTTTGGTGACGTAGAGCATTGGGAATTCGAATACTCCCTTTTCCTTATTCGGTCTGACGTCGCTGCGGCCTGAACCACCGCTCGCACCATAGTCAGTCCTGTTCCTCTGGACACAGCCAGAAGTACAGCACGAGGTATAGCAAGATAAAGTTCGCGGTAGAATAGTTTTTTGCCAGAAGCAGTTTACACAGATAATAGCGTTGAAAGTGACCGCATTAAAACTACTCTTTACGGTTTAATGGACGCTTATAAGGTTACAGGGCAAAATAATACCGCGTCTTTTAAACGGGAAATGTGATACGACAACCCATAATCTACCGCGGCATTTTCGCGGTCCCATAGGTTTTCCGTTAATCTTAGACCAGCGACTTGCACCTGCCGTATTAGCAACGAGCCAGCGCCGCTTGCCATCGTATTCCCGCTGAGCTTGTATATGTACGCTGACACTATCCAGGTGTCTTAAACATACGCAGAAGCTTGAAGGCCAGTTATAAAGTGGCGCAGTAGAACGCCGTTCCATCAATAAAAACAGGGCGTGTCGTAACGGAAGGCTGTGCTTTTTTCCTTGTACACAACGCTAGCGAGAGAGTAATACTTCGTGTCCGCCAGGGACCAGCCTGTTAGTATGTAATGTTATTACAGCAGACGAGActataaactataaaactaaattacaGTGAATCATACCAGTAAAACGCTAAGATTTTCGAAGATCGTGCAATGAGCGAATTTTTGTGGCGTGTATTTCCAGGCGAGTTAACTTCAAAGGCTGTTTATTTACCAGATTGCCAGGCGGAGTTCATTCAATTACGCGCCCTTTACTTAATGGAATCCCAAAGGCCTAGCAGAGGAACAGTGTCGAAATGTCTTATGTTATATTTAGTATCAAATAAGGGGCACTTTGGCGACTTACAAGTCAATAGGACACACTGAAAGCTTGTAGTTCTCAGGCTAAATACCACATAAGGCTTATTCCTAGCATTGTTATGTAATGGTTGTTTGTCCCTTATGCTTGACCgcgtttgttttcttttacagTCACCAGACTTTGGCTAATGACTGGTTCAAGAAGTATTTGGCCACCAAAACACCCTACGCATCCAAGCCAGAAGATTCCCTTTATGACCAACGCCCATGGATTGCGTCCGAAATTCCCAAGGTATGAATAAGTATTGATCGACTAGCTTGTGTTGCGTTGCTGCCATAGCCGAAGGGCAAAAGAGAGATTCAGATCAATACCGTGGGTGATCTATAGTGTGTGCTCGTGCGATTCTGGTTAAGCCTATCTCCGCCCATGTCCGTCGTTGCTGTCTTGCCATTATCTTTACAGGCATCCGCGAATACTTCGGAATTTGTATAGCCTGTTTCAGACGCTGTATAGACAGCGGTGCTGAAAGCCGGTGGGAGCGAAGGCCCACGGAATGCCGATAAATTAAATCGTTGAATGAAATGAATGTCTGGAACAGGAGTTTGTGAGTTTAGCAGGCATAGTCGTTGGAAGACCTCAATTCACAATTCTAACGCTTGTTGTCTTAGCAACAAAACAGGCGGTTTTCACATTAACCAAGTTTGAATTTTGCCTGTTTGATCTAATGGTTATACAACGAGTGTGTGTATGCGCGCACGCGTCTTGTGCGTGTGTGCCTTGTGTGCGTAACAGGCCTTTGAAAAATGGCCTAAAAGCGTCATGCGGGATATCtaatgcatttttaataaGGTCTGAATCATCGGTTTACTGTTAGATGTAACACCTACATGGCGTATCATTAAAATACTACTACCAGCATAGGAGAAGTAGTTAAGTTAGCTCACTATTATATAATGGCTCTATGTTTAGGACTACAAAGTGCTTCATATTGATGCGCTTTACCGACATGGGACCAGGTTCCCTAGCAAGCAGAAGTTATTAGTCTGGTGGGAGCAATTGAGCGGGCTGAATAGGACCATTGACAACAAGATCTTGGCCGAAACGTTATCAGTAAGTATcgttgatattttaaattctgtaCTGTTCTGAATGTAGCTTGTCAGTGTTGTGTTTAACAATGCAGATATGGAATCAATCGTTTCCAAATCACCGCCATTACACTTTGCACAAGACAGGCTGGATTGAGCATGAAAATTTAGCCGCAAACTTGTATAAGATGGCGCCACAGTTATTTAAGAGCATTCTGCATACCAATGACCGACAAAGTGCGTTACGTAAAATAGTACATTTTGCTGCATCATTATACCCGCTTTAATTCCGGCCTAATTTCAGTCGTTTATTTGTACAAAACCTAACCGTGTACAGCCTACAAAGTAAGCTAAACAAGCGCCCCTTTTTCAGGCTCTCTGCATGTTCTTTCCAGCCATAAGATAAGAGTCCTAGCGAGTGCCCGAGCTTTTCTCTCTCAGCTTTTATGTCTAGTGGAACAAGGTAGTGAAGTATTCTATTGTTCTGCGCGCTGAAGTTCGTTTTGAGTGGCCCGaatgttttgctttaaaagAACCCAAAAATGGAAAACTCCTATGCTTACCGAAACAATTCCTAAGTATGCCATTGTGCGAGGTTTTAAGTGTGCTTCAGTGCcgaaatgtttttttcgcaAGATAGCCTTAAATTCCTTTATAACCGAGTGGTTAGTGTATAGACCTGCCAGGCGCCTATATATAGTCAGGAAGCTGACGATCAATTCAATGCATTGTTAATACACAGGGAAGTGCGAGAGGTATCAGCCATGGAAAGTTCTAGAAGATACGGCTGATGTGACGTATTCAGGAGTAGAGGTGCAAGTCAACCGGTCCCAACTACGCCCATTTGATTCGTGCTCACGGTATGATTATAGTGTTAAGTGTCATTTGCCTTCACTTTCATTTAATTCGTATCAGGTATGAAAAGCTTATGCACGAGAACGAGGCTGGTTCTTCTGAATACAACAAATTCTTCCTTTCTAGCCATTGGCAAGCACTGAAGCGAGAAATATCCGCTCATTTTAATGGTAAAtggaaataattttacccactgAATAATACATGGGCTATTACAGTATCTGCCTATCCTAGCGTACATACCTCTTAATAGTGCGTTGTCAGCCGAACAGCTTGTCGAGTCGTTTATGGCAATTGTGTGTTAACAAGTCCTCTTATCTCGAAATATAGGTTACAACGTAGCAGACGCGGATGTTCTATCATTATACCAGCTATGTGCTTTTGATCTGGCGCTGTACGGACGAAACGAGCTATGTGCAAACTTTAGTGAATACTTCTTCGAGGTAATGGTTAAAAACGTTTTAGGATTTGTATGAGTTTTGCGTACATTTTTCGGCGGTTGTCGTTCAGTCATTCTATGCATACGTGCTATACCGGTTTGCATAGATTGTCCGAACATTAACAGCCGAAGGCCATCTTCAAACGCAAGAATTAAGTTTAAGTTCCGACTAAAATCAATACGAAGctaaaacaacagtaaaacCCTTTTATCTCCAGCTGCTAGAGTACGCCTCGGACTTAAAACACTATTACAAAACCGGCTACGGGTTTGGCATAAATTACCACCTAGCTTGCCCTATTTTAGAAGATATGCTATTTAAGCTGGATAAGGCCGTACAAGCTGGCGGATCCACGTATGTATTATATACCTACGCTCAAGTTTTGTATACTGATATTGTATATGTTGCAGAAATGGGTCCGTCGTGCTACGATTCGGACATGCTGAGACCTTGATTCCTTTTCTGTGTTTGTTGGGGTTATACAAGGACGATACACCACTTACCGCACAGAGTTTTTCATTACACCGCAACGCCCGAAAATTTCGGTGAATTTTCGTTCTTTATTTTCCATACAAACTGCCGTCGGCCTGCCAGGCGCGTAGGAGTGCTATGCATTATTCAAGCTATTGATTAATTGATCTATTGATTCCCAGAGCACATGCAGCGTTATAACGCTGTTCGCTTAACCAGTCGGCAGGGAGCTTGTAACGTTTTGGTCGTGTCGCTCGAACACGGAAAACGAGTTTTTTTTTGGCAAGATTTTTGTCTGAACGACACCATAGGCGATACACGCATCAAACTAGTTCAACTGGTTTCCCATCAATTTTTACCGATCAGTTAAACTATCATGGCTTGGCCGCTTCTGGCTGCTCGCTGGGCCGTAACGACCTCGCCCGTCGGGCGCTTTTGAAAACTTGTTCCCGCCGGTCAGCGCGATTTTAACGGTATTCGTTAAGTGCTGCCGTAATTAATTACTAACGCGACAAAGCACCCTTCCGCGGCGCTGCGCACAGCTCCGGTACTTCAAGCTGCGCTCGTAAATCGCTTAAGAGACGTTACCATGGCGAACTGTAGGCTTCACAAAAGCCGCTTTTATTCCGCCTTGTTGGAAACGAGCTACACAAAAGAAACTCGCAGCGTGGCGCAGTTTTAGGAGCGAGGTAACAGCCTTCAAATGCTCCTATTAGCTCCTTGTGCCAGCTTCACAAGGGCTTACTTCTCCTTCAAGGCGCTTCGAAATGCAGCTTCAGTTTGGCTTTAAATTACAAGCGGGTCGATTTTCGCTGTCCAATTCACTTGAAAACTTCGCACTCGTTTACTTCTTAAATTAAAACCCAATACCTTCAAATCTGCGCCCATTTCAAAACTTCAGAAGTGACTCATTCCCACCGAAAGATTACAACTATTATTCCAACACTTATAACTCCCATACTATACTTCAAAGGCGACCTACAAATCCCATACGTAAACTAATTTCACGCATACCTTGCAACTATAAACTTCACcgcttatttaattttcaattcCCAGAAAATCCTATTTTCACAGCAACACatatttcatacattttgTGTTGTTGCTACCTGGcatatttttatagaaattGCTCCTTTGGTAAAAAGACGTTAGTTACAGTCTTGTCCTATGGCGTACGATACATTCATAAAACAAAGCTTCTACGTTTATTAATTATCAAAAGAGCAATTTTAGCATGTTAAACTGTGCAGtgattttatttgaacaagactgacgatgccatttagacgcatatatatttaattattgcaCCAGATCTTAACTTTACAATGATcaaaaatacagaataaataaaaatcccaATAAACCCATTTAGTTgcatacttttaaaataatgtcaaTTTTGTATAGCTAAACTTGGCCAACAAAATTCACATTTTCAGCACACTAGACTCCCATTCTTCGCTTGTGGAGTAAATTACTTGTCTTACCGCCCAACCACTACCCCACGCTATGCTAGATACTCAACGGCTATTTTCTAATCTAAAAGCACCCTATAAACCACTTGTCCGTGTTTTCAATTGCCATTGTCCTTTTCAAAATTCTTGCCCGTATTCAAGCCAGCGGCAAAACAATATTCGATTTTTAGAATTATATTTTTCGCCGCTCTGTTTAGCTTTGGTTTTGGCTAATTCAATAATCTGACATTGAGAAAATTTTTTATAGCTTAAAAATATACTGGCGTGTtgaacaatatttaatttgacTCGTatgtagtggggtggggaaagatgagacacctttagcacataatatccaaatatcctgatcgtgtttttacaataaacggtctatgggtgtcgtgaggatataaatttataattcttggaatgttctttgtttactactaaatgagtcGAGAAATagagttataaatatatgttccatctttcccccaccgtactgtatatttttacttGTGTATATTTTGCCATTATAGTGTGCCCTACGGCGATGCACGCTGTAGGGAACCTAAAATTAACGCCAGAGTTGACCTATTATCCCATCACCCTATGCTATAAAAATCACTTCTGATCGTTTTTTCACATTTCAGGACCGGAACATTTAGTCCATTTGCTGGTAACATTGCGCTTGTGTTGTACAGCTCGCACCACAATGAGAAGATGTTGCTTTCAATCGTACTTAACGAGAGAGTGTTAAAATTACCATACGCCGATTGCCACTACTGTGACTACACTGCTTTTCGTAAATTACTTGCCAGCCGTTTGGAAGGAATCAATTGTAATAAAGTTTGCGATTAAGAAAGAAACGCCGCAAGATTTAATTGCGTGATtgctttttattaaacttttttaataaaatacaattccAAAACTTTTCtgttatatttctgtaacatATTCTACTGGTGTGAAATTGTACataatagtagagtggggggagatcgggcaccttttcattctattttctcgatccatttggtattaaatagtaaacattcaaagaattataaaaccgtatcctcacgactcccatataccgttgttaaatgtttaaaacacggttaggatatttggatgttatgtgataaaggtgtgcCGTTTTCTCCACTATAAAACGTTTTCAAAGAGGGCGCCGCATATGGCACTTAGCAGGGgggaataaaatttaatttaaatagaacCCGTTTAGCCTCTCCCATATGGCTTGAAATGgtgttttaatgtaatatattgaACGGTAAAATATCAGCATTGTT
It encodes:
- the LOC100186130 gene encoding multiple inositol polyphosphate phosphatase 1-like — protein: MAISAQLLQVCCISFFFIGPYRSTLNSHQTLANDWFKKYLATKTPYASKPEDSLYDQRPWIASEIPKDYKVLHIDALYRHGTRFPSKQKLLVWWEQLSGLNRTIDNKILAETLSIWNQSFPNHRHYTLHKTGWIEHENLAANLYKMAPQLFKSILHTNDRQSSLHVLSSHKIRVLASARAFLSQLLCLVEQGKCERYQPWKVLEDTADVTYSGVEVQVNRSQLRPFDSCSRYEKLMHENEAGSSEYNKFFLSSHWQALKREISAHFNGYNVADADVLSLYQLCAFDLALYGRNELCANFSEYFFELLEYASDLKHYYKTGYGFGINYHLACPILEDMLFKLDKAVQAGGSTNGSVVLRFGHAETLIPFLCLLGLYKDDTPLTAQSFSLHRNARKFRTGTFSPFAGNIALVLYSSHHNEKMLLSIVLNERVLKLPYADCHYCDYTAFRKLLASRLEGINCNKVCD